The DNA window CACTCCTCGCCCATCTCGTGCGTCGACCCGCAGGAGTTCGTCAAGGCGCCGAAGCTCGACCCGGTGCCCGACAGCGAGGCCGACAAGCGCGCCCAGCGCAAGCTCGCCGCCGAGTACGCGGACGGCTGCCAGGAGCGCAGCGGCTGGCTGCTGCCGCACATGACCACCCCGAACACCGCACGCGACCTGGACGTCGTCCGCGCCGCGCTCGGTGAGCGGAAGCTGAACTTCCTCGGCGTCTCCTACGGCACGTACCTCGGCGCGGTCTACGGAACGCTGTTCCCGGGCCACGTCCGCCGCATGGTCGTCGACAGCGTGGTCAACCCGTCGAAGGAGAAGATCTGGTACCAGGCCAACCTGGACCAGGACGTCGCATTCCAGATGCGCTGGGACGACTGGAAGCAGTGGGTGGCCAAGAACGACGCCACCTACCACCTCGGGAACACCCCCGAGCAGGTCGAGCAGCAGTGGCTGAAGCTGCGCGCCACCGCCAAGAAGAGCCCGATCGGCGGCGTCGTCGGCCCCGCCGAGCTCATCGGCTTCTTCCAGAGCGCGCCGTACTACGACTCCGCCTGGGCGCACACCGCCGAGGTCTGGAGCAAGTACGTCGCCGGCGACACGCAGGCACTCGTCGACGAGATCGCGCCGGACATGGCGGACACCGCGGGCAACGCGTCCTCGGAGAACGGCAACGCCGTCTACACGGCCGTCGAGTGCGCGGACGCCAAGTGGCCCACCAACTGGAAGACGTGGGACCGGGACAACACCAGGCTGCACAAGGACCACCCGTTCATGACGTGGGCCAACGCCTGGATGAACCTGCCCTGCGCCACGTGGTCGTCGAAGCAGCAGACACCGCTCGAGGTCAAGTCCCGCAAGGGGCTGCCGCCGGTCCTGATCGTGCAGGCCGAGCGTGACGCCGCCACTCCCTACGAGGGCGCCGTCGAGCTGCACAAGCGCTTCAAGGGCTCGCGCCTGATCACCGAGAAGGGCGCCGGCTCGCACGGTGTCACCGGCATCACGAACCCCTGCGTCAACGACCGGGTCGACACGTACCTCCTCACCGGAAAGACCGACAGCCGCGACGTGACCTGCGCCCCGCACGCCACGCCGAAGCCGTAACGGTCCGAACACGGGAGGGGGCGTCCGGGACTCCGGGCGCCCCCTCCCTGCTGTTCGCTTCTACCGGGAGGCGAGCCAGGCGTCCTCCTGGGCGTAGTCGAACGGCCCGTCGCCGTCGTGGGCGTACCGCTGCGACAGCTTGGGGAACGCCTCCCGCCAGTCCTGGCGACGGAGCATCTCCGCCAGCCATTCCACGGTGGCGGGCAGGGAGTCGGCGTAACCGGTGACAGCCCGGTAGCCCAGTTCCCGCTCGGCGGCGGACATGTCGTAGACGACGGGGTGGACGCCGCTCCAGGGCGTCTCGCCGACCGTGCCCACCGGCGGGGACCCGTCCACCAGCACCAGCTCGCTCCGTACGCCCATGACGGCGTCGATCGCCGTACTGATCTCCGCGACCGTCGGAACGTCGGGATCGCCCGCGTTGAGCACCCGCGCACCCGGCCGCGCCGCCGCCAGGCGGATCAGCTCCCCGAGATTCGAGACGTGCACCGGGTGGAACCGGCTGCGCCCGCCGTGCGCCAGGACGCGCACCGGCCGGCCGTCCAGCACCCGCTTGACGAAGTGGAGCTCGCGCGGTGTCCGGCAGTACGGCCCGTGGACCGCGCCCGCCCGCAGGACGGTCGTCGGCAGCCGGTCGGCGGCCGCCAGCAGCCGCCGTTCGACCGCGACCTTCCTGGTCCCGTACGTCGCGTCTCCCGGCGCCACGGTCGGCTGCGTCTCCGGGATCGGCACCGGACAGCGCGGAAAGCCGTCGGGCTCGGCCTGGGTGTCGAAGCTGCGCCCCTTGTCGTCCTCGTACACGGCGCCACTGGAGATGACGACGGCGGAGCCGATCCGGTCCGCCAGCCCGGTCAGCTGCGCCGCGTGCCGCTCCTCCATCGCGACCATGTCCACCAGGACGTCGCAGCCCTCGCCGAGCGCGGCGGCGAGCGCCGCGTCGTCCTCCCGGTCGAGCGCCGTCGCTCGTACCTCCTGCGGCCACCTCTCGTCGCGGCCACCGCCGCGCGACGCGGCGGTCACGTCCCAGCCGTCCTCGGCGAGGGCCCGTACGGCCGCCCGCCCGATCTGTCCTGTGGCTCCGATGACGAACGCGTTTCCCTTGGTCATGGGAAGGACGCTAGGGGCGCGCGAGCCCCGGACGGGGAACTTTCGCCGTCCGCTGATCCGCCGTCAGCGCAGGAGCCTCGGGAACTTCTTCGCCTGCTCCGCCTTGACCTCCGCCGCGTACCGGTCGACGTACTCCTGGCCGGAGAGCCCGAGGATGGCGTACATGATCTCGTCGGTGACCGCGCGGAGCGCCGCCTTCTCGTTCTCCAGGCCCGCGTAGCGCGAGAAGTCCAGCGGTTCGCCGAACCGGATCGTGACGCGCTTGATGCGCGGTACGACCTGTCCCGGCGGCTGGATCTCGAACGTACCGACCATCGCGCACGGGATCACGGGCACCCGCGCCTGGAGCGCCATCGCCGCGACCCCGACCTTGCCCTTGTAGAGGCGGCCGTCGTGCGAGCGGGTGCCTTCCGGGTAGATGCCGAGCAGTTCGCCCTTGCTCAGCACCCCGAGCCCTTCGCGGATCGCCGCCTTCCCCGCCTCCTTGCCCGACCTGTCGACCGGGATCTGACCGGCGCTGCGGAAGAACGCGGCCGTCAGCCGGCCCTTGAGGCCGGGACCCGTGAAGTACTCGGCCTTGGCGAGGAAGGTGATGCGCCGCTTGATGATCGCGGGCATCAGGAAGTGGTCGGAGAACGACAGGTGGTTGCCCGCCACGATCGCGGCGCCTTCGTCCGGGATGTGTTCGAGCCCCTCGATCCTCGGCCGGAAGAGCAGCCTCAGCAACGGCCCGAGGAGGACGTACTTGAGCACGTAGTAGAACACGGGGCGGCTCCTAGCTCGGCCGGATCGGGCTCCAGGGCTGCGTTCTGCCAGGTCAGTGACATCTCGGTGACCGACAGCCTATGTGCAGCCGTCGTCCCGGGTAACCGTCTCTCTTCGGGTCATGCCGACCCAATGCCGACTTTACTGACCCGGCATCAGACACGGGACCCTGCGGCGAGCGGCGAGCAGCGGGCGGCTTCGGTGCCGGCCCGGTACGGGCGCCGGCCCCACGGCCGGCCGGGCGTCGGACCCGCGGGCGCGCTGACTAGGATGCCGGCATGAGTCAGCAGACGTGGTGCGCGGCCCGGCCCCTCGGGGTGCGGCTGTACGCGCTGCTCGTGCTGACCGTACTGGCGGGTCTGGTGGCCATGCACGGGCTGGGGCCGGTCGTTCCTCCGGCACCCGGCTCCGCCGCGCCGCAGGTGCGCCACGCGGCCCCCGGCGCGCCCGCTCCGGGCGCGCTCACCACGACAACGGCCACGACTGCGATCACGGCCGCGTCCGCCACCGCCTCGCACGCCGACGCGGCCGGCGGCGCGGACTGCGCCCACGCCGGTCACGGCGAGGGCGACGCCGGGGGACACGTCGAGCACGCCGACTCCACGTGCGCCGCCGGGGGCACGAGCGGAGCGCCCGCGACAGCCCCGCCGGCGCGGGCAGACGTCGTCGTCTGTCCGGCAGCGGACGTCACGGCGCTCGTCCCCGAGGTGACGCGCGACGGCCGCGCCCCGCCTTCCCTCAGCGAACTCCAACTCCTGCGCATATAGGCGGCCCCGGCGCGCCCGGCCTGTGCGGCCGGTGCGGCGCTTCGAGCCATGCCCTGTCACTTCGCGTATCCACAGGAGTCGCACCACCATGACCGCACACAGTTCCCCGGTCCGCCGCGCCGCCGCGCTGGCCGCAACCGTCACCGCCGCTGTCCTGCTCGCCGCCTGCGGCGGGGGAAATGACGGCGGGGGAAATGACGGTTCGTCCCGCCACGACGGCCACGGCACCACCTCTGCCGCCCCCGACGGGCGGGGCGAGCGGAACGCCGCCGACATCTCCTTCGCGCGGGGGATGATCCCGCACCACCGTCAGGCTGTCGACATGGCGGCACTGGCGGCGACCCGGACAGGGTCCGCCGAGGTCAAGAAGCTGGCCGCCGAAATCAAGCGGGCGCAGGGCCCGGAGATCAGGACGCTGTCCGGCTGGCTCACCGCCTGGGGCGAGAAGGTCCCCGCGGGAACCGGAGTCGGAGAGCACACCGGCCACTCCGGCTCCGGGATGATGACGCCCGGGGAAATGGAGAAGCTGGAGAAGTCGTCCGGCGAGGCGTTCGACACCGCGTTCCTCACGATGATGGTCGAACACCACGAAGGCGCGGTCGAGATGGCGAGGACCGAGCGGTCCGACGGGGTCTACGGGCCCGCCAAGGACATGGCCGGTGACATCGTCACCTCGCAGAGCGCCGAGATCGCGCGTATGAACAAGCTGCTCGGCACGGGCTGATCGCACGGACAGCGGTACGGGGGCGACCGACGGCCGCCCCCGTACCGCTCGCTGACACCACGTCCGGCGAGAGCTGCCGGTGCGTCAGAACGAAGCCATGATCCGGCGCGGTGCGTCGAAGATGCGGCTGAACGCCTCGATGGCGGCGGGCGGCTGGCTCGGCTCGTCCCGGCCGGTCGTGAGCACGTACCACACCTGCTCGATGGACGGCGGGCCGACGGCGAGGGTGCGCAGCGCGGCCTGCCTGGAGGTCGCCTCCCCGGTGTTCACGACGTACGCCGCGGTGATGGAGCCGGTGCGGCCGACGCCGGCGCCGCAGTGGACGAACACCGGCCCCTCGGACGACTTCACGGTCTCCTGGAAGGTGGCGACCTGCCCGTTGGTGGGCGTCTGCCCGTCCCGGATCGGCATACGGACGACCTTCAGCCCGGCCTTCTGCGGTACGGCGAGCTCTTCCGCGGACAGCTTCTCCGCCCGCAGGTCGACCACCGTGTGCACGCCGCGGGCCACGAGCTCGCGGTATCCGTCCGCGCGCGGGGCGGAACCGCGCCACAACTTGTCGTCGACCGCCTTGAAGTGGTTGATCCCGGCCATCCGTACGCCGGACGACTCCTTCTGGGAAGCCATCGCGTGGGCGCCGATCATGCCCAGGGTGAAGGCTGCCCACAGCACGGCGTAGCCGAGGAGGGACACTCGTCGAGCGGGGAAGTCAGCGAGCCGGCCAGGGACTCCTGGGCATGGAGGGACGACAGGACGTTGCGGCCCCAGGCCAGCGCGGTCAGGATCTGACCGGACAGCATCGCCCTGGGCTCCGGGATCTGCGCCAGCTCCTGGTCCACATCGGCCATCAGGTCCACCGCGAGCAGCGGCAGCGCGGCGCGCAGCCGCCCCACCCGCCAGGCCGCGGTGGCGCGCCGGGCGCCGGGGACCGGGTTGATGAAGTCGAGGACGGGATGGGCGGAGGGGATGGACTCCAGCAGCCGCAGATCGGCCGCCACCCGCCCGTCGACGGTGGTGACCACGCTCAGCTCGCGCAGGCTGCGGCGCCCGGCGGTGCCCGCGATGTCCAGGGCGAACGTCAGCCCGTGCGACATCGGCGCCACCCACAGGTCCTCCTCCAGCGGCTGGAGCACTCCGGGGAACGTCTCGGCGACCGGGCCGGGCCCCAGCAGCCGGGCGCCGCCGGCGGCACGCAGGGCCATGGCGGTGATCGGGCGGGCCTGGAAGAGCCACAGGCGGTTGTCCGTGTCGAAGCCGAACTCCATGTCCTACGGTCCGCCGAGGATCCGCTCGGCACGCCGGGCCAGCCGTACCAGGCGCCAGATCCGCCGCCGCCCCAGCAGCCGGCGGCGGCGCAGTTCACGCGGCTCGATACTGGCCAGGCGCCCGTGCCGGGTCAGCTGGTACCGGACACCCTGGGTGGCCCCGGACAGCTGCCGGTCGGGCCCGCCGCGCACGACGCTGACCAGGATCCGGTCCCGCCGGCCGGCCACCGGGTCGGCGCCGAACATCACCCCGCCCACCGAGGTCCGCAGCATGGGCTGGACCAGCACCGCCATGCCGCCGGCCGGTTCGCCGGCGCCCGCCCCGCCGGCGCGGGGGCCGGCGGAGGACTCGCCGCGCCGGGCCGAGCCGAGCACGGTCCGCATGGCGTCGGTGAAGCTCTCCCAGCCGCGCACGTCCAGTACGGAGGCGAAGAGCCCCGCCATGGAGGAATCGGAGGTGTCCTCGACAGCCGAGGAGGACCGTACGACCAGGGGCCGCCCCTCCTCGCCGGTCAGCTCCCGCCACGCCGCCCGCAGTGCGGCCTCGCCGTGCGGCACGCCCGCCGCCGCCTCCACGGGCATGAGAGCGAAGCCGGGCAGTACGGGCAGCCCGGCCGCGGCGGCCCGGGCGAGGTTGGCCGCCTTCGCTCCGGTCAGCGCCGGGTTCCGTGCCTCCTCGGCCTCCAGTGGGATCACCGCCAGCCGTTCCAGGCCGCTGCCCACGGCAGACTCCTTCGGTCACGCTGGAAAGGTCCTGTGGCCACTGTGAACCGGTTGCCGCCCGCGCGCGATCGCAGGTGCGGCTGTGCGGAGCAGCGGACGGGGGGCGCACCGGCCGTCGGAGCAGCCGGGGGCGCGCACCGGCGGCTGCTGTGGCTGCTCCGACCGGGCCGTGCTGCCGTACAATTGAGGCAGCGGCTTTGTGTACGACGGCGTACTTCGATCATGAGCAAGCCCATCGAGGACTACGCCCTTCTCAGCGACCTCGAATCTGCCGCGATGCTCGGCAGGGACGGGTCGGTCGACTGGCTCTGTTTCCCGCGCTTCGATTCTCCCGCCTGTTTCGCCGCACTGCTCGGCACGGGGGACAACGGATTCTGGCGCGTGGCGCCCGTCGGCGCCGGAGCCTGCTCCCACCGGGCATACCGCCGGGACACGCTTGTGCTCGATTCGTACTGGGAGACGGCGGCCGGCACCGTGCGCGTCACGGACTTCATGCCGCCGCGCGGCCGGCAGCCCTGCGTGGTGCGCACCGTGGAGGGCTTGTCCGGTTCAGTCACCCTGCGCAGCGAACTCAAGCCGCGTTTCCACCAGGGAAGAATCCTTCCCTGGGTCCGGGTCACCGACAACTGCACGGTCGCGATCGCCGGGCCGGACTCGCTGTGGCTGAGCGCCGACGGCCCGGTGCGGACAGTGGACCGGACGGACGCCACCGTCCTCGAACTCACCGTACCGGCGGGCCGGCGGACCACCCTGATGCTGGCCTGGACGCCCTCCCACCTCACCGGACTGCCCGCACCCCTGTGCGTGCCGCCGGAGACGGCGCTCAAGGCGACCACCGACTTCTGGCGCGAGTGGACGGCCCAGTGCCGCTACGAAGGACCGTGGCGCGAAGCCGTCGTACGGTCCCTGATCACCCTGAAAGCGCTCACCTACGCCCCCACCGGCGGCATCGTCGCGGCCCCCACCACCTCGCTCCCCGAATGCGCGGGCGGCGAACGCAACTGGGACTACCGGTACTGCTGGCTGCGCGACTCCACCCTCACCCTCTCCTGCCTGCTACGCAGCGGCTACCGGGACGAGGCGACGGCCTGGCTCGACTGGCTGCTGCGCGCGATCGCGGGCGAACCCGCCGATCTACAGGCCGTGTACGGCGTCGAAGGCCACCGGCACCTCCCCGAGACCGAGGCACCATGGCTGCCCGGCTATGAGGGCGCGCGGCCGGTCAGGTTCGGGAACGCCGCGGTGGGGCAGTTCCAGCTCGACGTGTACGGCGAGGTGCTGGACACGCTGTACTGGTCGCTGCGCGCCGGCATCCCCCTGGAGTCCCACATGTGGAGCCTGGTCAACTCCCTGATGCGCTATCTGCGCACGCACTGGCGCGAACCGGACGAAGGGCTGTGGGAGGTCCGCGGGCCGAGGCGCCAGTTCGTCCATTCCAAGGTCATGTCATGGGTCGCCGCCGACCGCGCCCTGCGCATGGGACACCTCCTCGGCCGGAACGGGGCCTCCGCGCAGTGGCGGGCCATGCGCGACGCGGTGCACCGGGAAGTCTGCCGCGAGGGCTGGGACGCGGAGCAGCAGTCGTTCGTCCAGTCCTACGGCTCCTCCGCACTCGACGCGTCCGCGCTGCTGATGCCCAAGCTCGGTTTCCTTTCCCCCGACGACCCGCGGGTGCGCGGCACGGTCCGGGCGATGCGGGCGCTGGACCACGAGGGCTTCGTACGCCGGTACGCGCAGAGCGGCCACGGCGCGGACGGCGTGCATGCCGTGGACGGCATGCACGGCTCCGAGGGCACGTTCGTGGCGTGTTCGCTCTGGTACGCCGACGCCCTGGCCGCGACCGGACACCTGGACCGGGCGCGGGAGACCTTCGAACGGGTCCTGGGCATCCGCAACGACGTCGGGCTGCTGTCGGAGCAGTGGGACCCGGGCGGGCGGCGGCAGCTGGGGAACGCCCCGCAGGCGTTCAGCCACATCGCCCTGGTGGACACGGCGTTCGCCCTCCAGCGGGCCGAGTCCGCGCCCGGACCGGGCGCCGAGCGGCAGCTCACCTGACCGCGGTCAGCAGCACCATCCCCGAATCGCCGTAATCCGGCAGCGTCGGGTCGGCGTCGATCCGGCCGACCGAGAGCCGCCGGGTCAGTGGCCGGAAGACCTCCGTGACGACGGCCGGGTCCACCGGACAGCCGGGCCACCGGGACGCGGGTCCGATGCGGTACGTGGGCATGTTCTCCATGAACGCCGCGACCAGATGCCCGCCGGGCACGACCGAGCGTACGAAGTGGCGGCAGAAGTCCGTGAACTCGCCGCGGTCCTCGGTGACGCCCTCCGCGACGAAGCTCATCGAGGCGGCGCCGTAGGTGCCGGGCGTGAGGTCCCGTACGTCCGCGTGGACGACCCGTACCCGCGCCAGAGCCTCCTCGGCGGTCGCCGGAAGGCCGGGATTCAGGCGCCGGCACAGCGCGTAGAACGGCTGCCAGCTGTCGTCCGGGCCCCGGTCGAGCTGCCGGGTCAGGTACGCGACACCGGACGCACCGGCCTCGACCGCGTCGATCCGCCGGCTCGCGGCGACCGCGAGCATAAGCGGATACAGATTGGGACCGGCCCCGAACTCGACGGAACGGGCGACGCCGCCGGCCGCGAACCGGCGGTAGAACGCCGAGTGGTGGGCGATGACCGCCGCGTCCGACGGGTGCAGCTCCCGGTAGTTCTCCGCCAGGTAGTCCTCGACGGGCCAGCGGTCCCAGTACACATCGTCGTTGCGCGTCGGCGGACGTCCGGACACGGCTCCTTCAGCTCCGCCCGGACAGTGGGAAGCGCTCGCCCAGCCGGGTCAGCGTGTCGTTGAGCCGGTCGATGTCCTCGTCGGAGTTCAGCGCCGTGATCTGGACGCGGAAACCGACCCGGTCGCGCGGGACGAGCGGATAGGCCGCCAGGGTCACGTAGATGCCGCTGTCCCACAGGAAACGGGACACGGCGTCGAGGTCGGAAGCGTTCGTCAGCGGAATCTCCACGATCGGCAGCGCGCCCTCGTTCGGGGTGGCGATGCCGAGGCCGCGGACGTGGTCGAGCACCCACACCGCCTTGCGGTGCAGGCCGGCCCGGACGACGTCACCCCGGCGGTCGTTGACCTCCAGGCCGGCGAGCGTGGTGGCGAGCGAAGCCGTCGGCGAGGGGCCGGAGTACAGATAGGGACCGGCGGCGACCTTCAGCAGGTCCTTGAGCGGCGCGGATAGCGCCAGAAAGGCCAGCAGCGACGAGTACGCCTTGGAGAAGCCGCCGACCAGCACGATGTTGTCGTACGTCTCCCCGGTGTGCCGTACGACGCTGTTGCCACGCGATCCGTACGGGCAGAGTTCGTCGGCCCGCCGTTCACCGATGACGCCGAAGCCGTGCGTGTCGTCGATGTACATCGTCGCGTCCAGGTCGCGGCAGATCGCGGCCAGCTCGGGCACGTCCGGGATGTTCCCGGTCATGCTGTTCACACCGTCCAGGCAGACCAGCCGGGGGGAGCCGGCCGGTACGCCGCGCAGCAGGGCGTCGAGCTGCTCCGGCCGGTCGGCGCGGAAGCGTTGCAGCGTCGCGCCCTGGCCCCGGGCGGACACACAGCCGTCGTACACGGTCCGGTGCGCCGCCGCCTCGACGAAGACATGGCCCTGGCCCGCCAGGACGGGGATCACCGAGGCGTGGATCAGGGTGGCGGTGGGCAGCAGCAGTGTGTCGGGCGCGCGCAGCAGAGCGGCGAGCCGCTCCTCGATCTCGGGGTAGAGCCGCGGGCTGCCGAGCAGCCGTGACCAGCTGGGATGCGTTCCCCAGCGGCGTACGACCGGTTCGATCGCGTCGATGATCTCGGGATCGCAGTCGAAGCCGAGGTAGTTGCAGGAGGCGAAGTCGACCAGCCAGTGGTCGCCGCTGCGGATGTGCCTGCCGCGTACCTCGTCGAAGACCGCGTCGCTCATCGGGCTCGTCAGCCGCAGACGTTCGAGATCCCCCCAGCGCGGGTCGATCGCCCCCGGGGGTGGTGCAACCGCTTCTCGCATAGAGTTCTCCTTCTCCGGGGCGGCCGGGCCCAGGACTTCGGGGGCGGGGGCGGCGGGCGGAGGGCCGGCAGGGGCCCGTGCGGCCGGCGGGGCCGGGCGGGTGGCCACCGCCCGTTCGCCGGTCCGCCCGGCCGCCGGCCGGAAATGTCCGTTGGGACGGCGCAGGAGGAAGGCGCCCTGCTCCAGGGTCATCGGCCGGGCGAAGAGGTACCCCTGCCCGAAACGGCAGCCCATACGAGCGAGGAGATCGCGTTGCGCCGCTTCCTCGATGCCCTCCGCGATGACCTGAAGGCCGAGCGTGTCGGCGATGTGGACGATCCCTTCCACGAGCGCGACCTGCTGGGAGTCGGTCGTGATGTCGTCGATGAACGACTTGTCGATCTTGAGTACGTCGATCGGGAACTCCCGCAGATAGCGCAGCGAGGAGAAGCCCGTTCCGAAGTCGTCCACGGCGATGCGTACGCCCAGGTCCTTCAGGGCATGCATGACGGCCTCGATCTGACCGTCCCTGCGCATGAGCACCGTCTCGGTGAGTTCCAGTTGCAGCGACCCGGGAGAGAGCCCGGGGGTCGCCAGTACCTTGCACACGTCGTCCAGGAACTCCGTCTCCCTGAACTGACGGCCCGACACGTTGACACTGACGTACGGCGCGGAGCGCGGTGCGGCCCGCTGGAGCCCGGCGATGTCGGTGGTGGCGCTGTCCAGCACCCAGGACCCCAGCGGCGCTATGTGCCCGGTCTCCTCGGCCAGCGCGATGAACTGCTGCGGCGGAATTAGGCCGCGCTGGGCGTGCGGCCAGCGGGCCAGCGCCTCGAAACCGACCACCTCACCCGCGGTGAGGTCCACGACGGGCTGGTAGCGCAGCGCGAATTCGTGATTGGCGACCGCCGTGCCCAGATTCGCCTGGAGGTCGTGCCGCTCCAGCATGCGGACTCCCAGCTTCGGCTGGAACCGGCGCCACTGGCGCTTGCCGGCGGCCTTGGCGGCGTACAGCGCCAGGTCGGCGTGGCTGAGCAGGTCCTCGCTGTCGGCGCTGTCCACCGCCGTGGCCACGCCCACACTCGCCGAGATGCTCACGGAACCGCCGGTCAGGCGAAACGGCCGGTTGAGGGTGTGCACGACCTGCGCGGCCAGGAGTTCGGCGTCGACGGGCTCCTTCGCGTCTTCCATCAGCAAGGCGAACTCGTCGCCGCCGAGCCGGGCGGCGGTGTCGGTGCGGCGCAGCGTCTCCGAAAGCCGGCCGCCCACCGCCGCGAGCAATTGGTCCCCGACGCTGTGGCCCATCGTGTCGTTGACGACCTTGAAGTCGTCGAGATCGATGAACAGGACGCAGGTCAGGGACGACTCGCGGCGGCCGCGCAGCAGCGCGCGCTCGATGCGCTCCAGCAGCAGCGTGCGGTTGGGAAGGCCGGTCAGCGAATCGTGAAACGCCCGCTGGGTGAGCTCGTGTTCCAGCTGGCGCTGCTCGGTCACGTCCCGCAGGGTGGCGACCAGTCCGCGTACGGTCCGGTCGTGGCGCAGGTCGCGGCACCGGACCTGCACCTCGATGCGACCGTTCTCGCGCGGGACGTACCAGTGGTCCTGCGACTCCCCGTGGTCGCCCTCCCACATGGCCGTCAGGACCCTGGCCGCCCGGTCGCGGTCGCGCGAGTCGACGAGATCGGGCAGCGCCACACCGACCAGGTGCACGTCGCCGAAGACGGCCTGCGCCGAAGGGCTCGCGTAACGGACGGTGTTGTCCTCGTCGATGATGAGAATGACGTCCGCGGCGTTGCGCACCAGGGTGCGGAAGTACGCCTCGCTCTCCCTGCGGACGATCTCCTGGCGCAGCGCGACGCGCTCCATCGCGAGCCCCGCGTGCGAGGCCAGGATCTCCAAGGAGCCGCGTGTCTCGTTCAGTTGTCCGGTGGGGCCGGCGGCTATCAGTACACCGGGCAGCTCGCCTCCTGGCGGCCGGTCGGGCGGGATCATCGGGCACACCACGGCGCTCGGCAGATGGTGCAGCCGGGAGGCGATGCGCGGGCCGAGTTCCGTCACCGGCACCACGTGGGTGTGGCGCAGCGCCGGAGTGACCGGCGGGCCGGGCACCGTCTCGCCCGTACGGGCGTCGCGCCATTCGCCGGGGCCCCCGGCGGGAGCGTCCGGCCCCGCGCGCGCGTCCTCGCCGCTGCCGGCCGACAGCAGCATGCT is part of the Streptomyces agglomeratus genome and encodes:
- a CDS encoding aminotransferase class I/II-fold pyridoxal phosphate-dependent enzyme produces the protein MAGYVVLVAGATAVCLTLPQAHAPLWAVIGLAGVVAVVAGVYIHRPAHRWPWWVLAAGLLAFAAGDTYYHVLEQYFDASNPFPSPADACYLATYPLFAVGLLGLVRYRWVGRDLPSLLDALIFTAGLALPVWVFLVQPLTRVEGLTWVQRAISIAYPLGDVLVLALLVRLLTPGFLTGRNRSVQLLVLGTVTLLGFDIAYGILQLNGLWQAGTVLDTGWVVFYTAWGLAALHPSMVELTARSHQPQSLLPPPTRLLLLSAAVLIAPGILLYEGLRGTAQDAAVIAAFSGLLILLVILRLTGMVVAHRKAVAREVALRTASASLVSATTPQEVARSCDVAVAALTGPEAGHASMLLSAGSGEDARAGPDAPAGGPGEWRDARTGETVPGPPVTPALRHTHVVPVTELGPRIASRLHHLPSAVVCPMIPPDRPPGGELPGVLIAAGPTGQLNETRGSLEILASHAGLAMERVALRQEIVRRESEAYFRTLVRNAADVILIIDEDNTVRYASPSAQAVFGDVHLVGVALPDLVDSRDRDRAARVLTAMWEGDHGESQDHWYVPRENGRIEVQVRCRDLRHDRTVRGLVATLRDVTEQRQLEHELTQRAFHDSLTGLPNRTLLLERIERALLRGRRESSLTCVLFIDLDDFKVVNDTMGHSVGDQLLAAVGGRLSETLRRTDTAARLGGDEFALLMEDAKEPVDAELLAAQVVHTLNRPFRLTGGSVSISASVGVATAVDSADSEDLLSHADLALYAAKAAGKRQWRRFQPKLGVRMLERHDLQANLGTAVANHEFALRYQPVVDLTAGEVVGFEALARWPHAQRGLIPPQQFIALAEETGHIAPLGSWVLDSATTDIAGLQRAAPRSAPYVSVNVSGRQFRETEFLDDVCKVLATPGLSPGSLQLELTETVLMRRDGQIEAVMHALKDLGVRIAVDDFGTGFSSLRYLREFPIDVLKIDKSFIDDITTDSQQVALVEGIVHIADTLGLQVIAEGIEEAAQRDLLARMGCRFGQGYLFARPMTLEQGAFLLRRPNGHFRPAAGRTGERAVATRPAPPAARAPAGPPPAAPAPEVLGPAAPEKENSMREAVAPPPGAIDPRWGDLERLRLTSPMSDAVFDEVRGRHIRSGDHWLVDFASCNYLGFDCDPEIIDAIEPVVRRWGTHPSWSRLLGSPRLYPEIEERLAALLRAPDTLLLPTATLIHASVIPVLAGQGHVFVEAAAHRTVYDGCVSARGQGATLQRFRADRPEQLDALLRGVPAGSPRLVCLDGVNSMTGNIPDVPELAAICRDLDATMYIDDTHGFGVIGERRADELCPYGSRGNSVVRHTGETYDNIVLVGGFSKAYSSLLAFLALSAPLKDLLKVAAGPYLYSGPSPTASLATTLAGLEVNDRRGDVVRAGLHRKAVWVLDHVRGLGIATPNEGALPIVEIPLTNASDLDAVSRFLWDSGIYVTLAAYPLVPRDRVGFRVQITALNSDEDIDRLNDTLTRLGERFPLSGRS